In the genome of Dermacentor variabilis isolate Ectoservices chromosome 5, ASM5094787v1, whole genome shotgun sequence, one region contains:
- the LOC142581844 gene encoding uncharacterized protein LOC142581844: protein MKQLRLEIDNLCKGYREERLFCTQTGSSSLKLPYDCLLHNLLGCLPINDEFLVEENIEVSEVTELAEGGQVIGSWEDSLAFESDSDVVEPAATTTANRDAIPDPACPPSCSIGGPAGHLNATTGSGKNNDDANVASKLSTGRKRPATIVQTLLHRHNDEMLHVRKSEKERRKLIKKVCTAASGRLLY, encoded by the exons ATGAAGCAGCTGCGGCTGGAAATTGACAACTTGTGCAAGGGCTATCG GGAGGAAAGGCTGTTCTGCACCCAAACTGGGTCCAGCAGCTTGAAATTGCCCTACGACTGCCTGCTTCACAACCTGCTTGGCTGTTTGCCAATAAATGATGAATTCCTGGTGGAGGAAAACATCGAG GTGTCAGAGGTTACAGAGCTTGCTGAAGGCGGGCAAGTGATTGGCTCCTGGGAGGACAGTTTGGCTTTCGAAAGTGATAGTGACGTGGTAGAGCCAGCAGCTACTACTACAGCAAACAGAGATGCCATTCCTGATCCAGCATGCCCGCCTTCCTGCAGCATAGGTGGCCCAGCAGGGCATTTGAATGCCACGACAGGCTCGGGCAAGAACAATGACGATGCAAATGTTGCAAGCAAGCTTTCAACAGGTCGCAAGCGGCCAGCCACTATAGTGCAGACGCTCCTGCATAGGCACAACGATGAAATGTTACATGTGAGAAAGTCTGAAAAAGAAAGGCGCAAGCTAATAAAAAAAGTTTGTACAGCTGCAAGCGGAAGATTACTATATTAA